Proteins co-encoded in one Longimicrobiaceae bacterium genomic window:
- a CDS encoding GPW/gp25 family protein: MSDFLGAGWDFLGLARPWDGDAHGAPSLVAHEESIRQAVWVVLGTAPGERVMRPGFGCGIHDLVFSVQNEATRARVADAVREALVRWEPRIEVLDVTAEPDAKTPAQLLIEVEYRVRTTNNQFNLVYPFYLDGSTA; the protein is encoded by the coding sequence GTGAGCGACTTCCTGGGGGCCGGCTGGGACTTCCTGGGGCTGGCGCGTCCGTGGGACGGCGACGCGCACGGTGCGCCCTCGCTCGTGGCGCACGAGGAGAGCATCCGCCAGGCCGTGTGGGTCGTGCTGGGCACCGCGCCGGGCGAGCGGGTGATGCGGCCCGGCTTCGGGTGCGGCATCCACGACCTCGTCTTCTCGGTCCAGAACGAGGCCACCCGCGCCCGCGTGGCCGACGCGGTGCGCGAGGCGCTGGTGCGCTGGGAGCCGCGGATCGAGGTGCTGGACGTGACCGCGGAGCCCGACGCGAAGACGCCCGCGCAGCTGCTCATCGAGGTGGAGTACCGGGTGCGCACCACCAACAACCAGTTCAACCTGGTCTATCCCTTCTACCTGGACGGGAGCACGGCTTGA